From a region of the Paenibacillus segetis genome:
- a CDS encoding VOC family protein encodes MSNQFSVPTLYFDGQFIDVLWDNHDNVMKWFEKYFAWNIQRQEGWKVDPRCLQGRMTNTNWGTWLVSYITNSRLPHHFAERGTVESNIRLCFRVSELQKQHSKLMEDGIRVSPIYDGPGRTRYFDFWATTEGIRITLQEDLSLRNDGLLPSWVRVGVSNLQDSIEWYKQYMGMSLVRDEINHGYVLMKLRLNHQEEDSLWIVEQLSDEAYKGKVDGQVQPICWIKNREDFFKYHQYLLDCGIETSEVGGFLIRGMVSFHFYDLDGNRFNISSM; translated from the coding sequence ATGTCAAACCAATTCTCAGTACCGACTTTATATTTTGATGGTCAGTTTATTGATGTTCTGTGGGATAACCATGACAATGTTATGAAATGGTTTGAGAAATATTTTGCATGGAATATTCAACGACAAGAAGGCTGGAAAGTTGATCCCAGATGTTTGCAAGGAAGAATGACAAATACAAATTGGGGTACATGGTTAGTTTCATACATAACTAATTCGCGATTGCCCCATCATTTTGCTGAAAGAGGTACAGTTGAATCAAATATTCGTTTATGCTTTCGAGTAAGTGAATTACAAAAGCAACATAGTAAATTGATGGAAGATGGAATAAGGGTATCTCCAATATACGACGGGCCTGGAAGAACTAGATATTTTGATTTTTGGGCTACAACTGAGGGCATTAGGATTACTCTACAAGAGGACTTGTCACTCAGGAATGATGGATTATTACCTTCTTGGGTAAGAGTAGGAGTAAGTAATCTTCAAGATTCAATTGAGTGGTACAAACAATATATGGGAATGTCATTAGTTAGGGATGAAATAAATCATGGTTATGTACTAATGAAGTTAAGGTTGAATCATCAAGAAGAAGATTCACTCTGGATTGTAGAACAATTGTCAGATGAAGCTTATAAAGGAAAAGTGGATGGCCAGGTACAGCCAATATGTTGGATTAAGAATAGAGAAGATTTTTTTAAGTACCATCAGTATTTATTGGATTGTGGCATAGAAACATCAGAGGTCGGAGGATTTTTGATAAGAGGAATGGTTAGCTTTCATTTCTATGATTTAGATGGAAATCGTTTCAACATCAGTAGCATGTAA
- a CDS encoding GNAT family N-acetyltransferase: protein MITIRFVSGEDIPHIQSIAHETWIFTYEGIYTKDFIHNFLSRAYSTENLSRSVERDLKSPKRNFLIAEFNNEVVGYAQTSRVNDEEYELLRIYVRPEYHKMGIGKAFVDEYIQVLKPIKKLFAWVAKENHIGRTFYEKSGFKAAEEKNETIEGQSKTQIKYELKITN, encoded by the coding sequence ATGATTACAATTAGATTTGTTTCAGGTGAGGATATCCCACACATTCAATCAATAGCTCATGAAACATGGATTTTCACTTATGAAGGCATTTATACTAAAGATTTCATTCATAATTTTCTCAGTAGAGCCTATTCTACTGAGAATTTAAGTCGATCTGTAGAGAGAGATCTTAAAAGTCCCAAACGGAATTTTCTGATTGCTGAATTTAATAATGAAGTCGTTGGATATGCTCAAACTAGTCGAGTGAATGATGAAGAATATGAATTACTGAGAATCTATGTCCGACCTGAATACCACAAGATGGGAATAGGGAAAGCCTTCGTTGATGAATATATTCAAGTTTTAAAGCCAATAAAGAAACTGTTTGCTTGGGTAGCGAAAGAGAATCATATAGGAAGAACTTTTTATGAGAAGAGTGGATTTAAAGCAGCAGAAGAAAAGAACGAAACAATAGAAGGGCAAAGTAAAACACAAATTAAATATGAATTGAAAATCACGAATTAA
- a CDS encoding DUF2711 family protein — protein MSEEARVLPEPEMYAVCAIDDASIKEYYRGYFDEVFIFFHPFIKPISIDISVFKPSTYPDKIRIVKHCEPVSWSEFLELSSISSFDELDIGLRTRILGLKQHLSNNNIANLIDATCDKFKLIEPTEGMLPQIIIDRILKAIQSIGYNWLWVGDEFCTERRLEYIDDIIYNDNLFRHNLFTPDKSILITTHWDSHFSLLCSTKETIEKIIGMANLEGFYCQEDTEIYWSVSKKN, from the coding sequence ATGAGCGAAGAAGCACGAGTATTACCTGAACCTGAAATGTACGCGGTCTGTGCAATAGATGATGCTTCTATTAAAGAATATTATCGTGGATATTTTGATGAAGTATTTATTTTTTTTCATCCTTTTATTAAACCGATTTCTATAGACATTTCAGTGTTTAAACCATCTACTTATCCAGACAAAATTAGAATTGTAAAACACTGTGAACCAGTGAGTTGGTCAGAGTTTCTTGAACTTTCTTCTATCAGTAGTTTCGACGAATTAGATATTGGGTTGAGGACTAGAATTTTAGGGTTAAAACAGCATTTATCAAATAACAATATTGCTAATTTAATAGATGCTACGTGTGATAAATTCAAATTAATTGAACCAACTGAGGGTATGTTACCTCAAATTATAATTGATAGAATTCTAAAAGCAATACAATCGATTGGATATAACTGGTTATGGGTAGGAGATGAATTTTGTACTGAAAGAAGACTGGAGTACATAGATGACATAATTTATAACGATAATCTTTTTAGACATAATTTGTTTACTCCTGATAAATCAATTCTAATTACTACACATTGGGATAGCCACTTTTCTTTACTTTGTTCAACTAAAGAAACAATTGAAAAGATTATTGGTATGGCAAATCTTGAAGGATTTTATTGCCAAGAAGATACCGAAATATATTGGAGCGTTTCAAAGAAGAATTGA
- a CDS encoding SRPBCC domain-containing protein, with product MGNNLNQSFEITRVFNAPRELVFKAWTELEHFAKWWGPKGFTLEVVKMDAQSGGALLGFQTSPDGNLVMWRKFEYQEVVDPEKVTYIQSFSDEQGNTIRAPFSTSWPLEILNIITFEDSKGKTVLKLKGYPMNASAEEQESYTVMAPKLQQDLEGTFDKLADYLVFLS from the coding sequence ATGGGAAATAATCTGAATCAATCGTTTGAAATTACGCGTGTATTCAATGCCCCTCGCGAACTCGTATTTAAAGCATGGACAGAGCTTGAGCATTTCGCGAAATGGTGGGGACCAAAGGGGTTCACCCTCGAAGTCGTTAAAATGGACGCTCAATCAGGTGGTGCATTGTTAGGTTTTCAGACGTCTCCTGACGGAAATCTGGTTATGTGGAGAAAATTTGAGTACCAAGAGGTTGTCGACCCTGAGAAAGTTACTTATATCCAATCCTTTTCCGATGAGCAAGGCAATACGATCCGAGCGCCATTTAGCACGAGCTGGCCTCTTGAAATTTTAAATATCATAACGTTTGAAGATAGCAAAGGTAAAACGGTTTTAAAACTGAAAGGTTACCCTATGAATGCTTCCGCTGAGGAACAAGAATCATACACCGTTATGGCTCCAAAGCTCCAACAAGATCTTGAGGGGACTTTCGATAAACTTGCCGACTATCTTGTCTTCCTGAGTTAG
- a CDS encoding GNAT family N-acetyltransferase — MSQTSVALIPISKENEIECISLKPREDQLSLVASNADSLIHATKEITSKPYGIYAEDSMVGFILFDNEIYSDGYYWILRFMIDERFQGKGYGKSTIQQVITKLKNRNDCKEIRVSHVSHNIVANSIYKSCGFQETGEVEDCGDPIFSYKI; from the coding sequence ATGTCTCAAACTAGTGTAGCTCTAATACCAATTAGCAAAGAAAACGAAATAGAATGTATTAGTCTTAAACCACGAGAAGACCAATTAAGTTTAGTAGCATCTAATGCAGATTCACTAATACATGCAACCAAAGAAATTACTTCAAAGCCATATGGAATATACGCAGAAGATTCAATGGTAGGCTTCATCCTGTTTGATAATGAAATATATTCTGATGGGTATTATTGGATACTTAGATTTATGATTGATGAGAGATTTCAAGGTAAGGGCTATGGGAAATCAACTATACAGCAAGTCATTACTAAACTTAAGAATAGAAACGATTGCAAAGAAATTAGAGTATCTCATGTCTCACATAATATTGTAGCGAACTCAATTTATAAGAGTTGTGGTTTTCAAGAAACCGGAGAAGTAGAGGATTGTGGTGACCCAATATTTAGCTACAAAATATAA